Proteins encoded in a region of the Augochlora pura isolate Apur16 chromosome 4, APUR_v2.2.1, whole genome shotgun sequence genome:
- the Eph gene encoding eph receptor tyrosine kinase isoform X1 has product MAPFNMAGVAGLLATCAAAAASAAHLLPLLLLLICPRGTHAEQVVLLDTTQEEKLEWTKFPFGPQVSTPGWVEESFTNFEKGINWRSYVVCDVAYNNVNNWLWTPFIERGPANRMYVEIKFTIRDCSMFPGTARSCKETFSLLYYEFDVATKEPPPWETDSYKLIGRIAAGEGRFNTNTEVVINTEVKSIPVTKKGVYFAFRDQGACISILAIKVYYISCPEISVNFAHFPATPTGREVALIEQTIGTCVDNAVVIEQPTFLCKGDGKWYLPNGGCHCKPGYHADVEKQECTECPVGKFKYEAGSHSCELCPAHSKSSTLGFTECRCNPGYFRAEKDPKNMPCTQPPTAPQNLTVNFVDQSTVILTWNAPHMLGGRTDTTYRVVCDACSMGVKYIPSTDVFNDTKITITGLNAVTTYRFQVFAENGVSTLAGKSEYVDITVTTEASVPSLVSNVRITSVKSSELSISWDAPITEIGGDSDLVERYEVRCYPRYDDATNATVIQTSDLSATFKGLKPSTDYAIQVRAKTTRGWGEYTPVIFKKTPHAMGLDYVGEDDNMQVRIIAGAIVAVVVLLVIIIIMTVLILRSRASDECNKKQPSDCDTLEYRNGEGLVVTYMTTPLFTPAVGVAAAGAGGAGGASARSYVDPHTYEDPNQAVREFAREIDAGYITIEAIIGGGEFGDVCRGKLKLPPDGRTEIDVAIKTLKPGSADKARNDFLTEASIMGQFEHPNVIFLQGVVTKSNPVMIITEFMENGSLDTFLRANDGKFQVLQLVGMLRGIASGMQYLAEMNYVHRDLAARNVLVNAALVCKIADFGLSREIESATEGAYTTRGGKIPVRWTAPEAIAFRKFTSASDVWSMGIVCWEVMSYGERPYWNWSNQDVIKSIEKGYRLPAPMDCPEAIYQLMLDCWQKERTHRPTFANLTQTLDKLIRSPETLRKIAQNRSTNPLAPDAVDLTQLTSVSEWLASIKMSRYADSFERSGVTTLEAAARVTVQELTALGVTLVGHQKKIMNSVSALRAQMSATSQGFLV; this is encoded by the exons TGGGTGGAAGAGTCGTTCACGAACTTCGAGAAGGGCATCAATTGGCGGAGCTACGTAGTCTGCGACGTGGCGTACAACAACGTGAACAATTGGCTGTGGACGCCGTTCATCGAGAGGGGACCGGCGAACCGCATGTACgtagaaatcaaattcacGATCCGTGACTGCTCGATGTTCCCCGGAACCGCGCGCAGCTGCAAGGAGACCTTCAGCCTGCTCTACTACGAGTTCGACGTGGCCACCAAGGAGCCGCCGCCCTGGGAGACCGACAGCTACAAGTTGATCG GACGCATCGCCGCCGGCGAGGGGAGGTTCAACACGAACACCGAGGTGGTGATCAACACGGAGGTGAAGTCGATCCCGGTGACCAAGAAGGGCGTGTACTTCGCGTTCCGCGACCAGGGCGCCTGCATCTCGATCCTCGCGATCAAGGTATACTACATCAGCTGCCCGGAGATCTCGGTGAACTTCGCCCATTTCCCGGCGACACCGACCGGCCGCGAGGTCGCCCTGATCGAGCAGACGATCGGCACCTGCGTCGACAACGCGGTGGTCATCGAGCAGCCGACCTTCCTCTGCAAGGGCGACGGCAAGTGGTACCTGCCGAACGGCGGCTGCCACTGCAAGCCCGGCTACCACGCCGACGTCGAGAAACAGGAGTGCACCGAGTGCCCGGTCGGCAAGTTCAAGTACGAGGCGGGATCGCACAGCTGCGAGCTGTGCCCGGCGCACAGCAAGTCCTCCACCCTCGGGTTCACCGAGTGCCGGTGCAACCCTGGATACTTCAGGGCGGAGAAGGACCCCAAGAACATGCCCTGCACGC AACCACCAACGGCGCCGCAGAACCTCACGGTGAACTTTGTCGACCAGTCCACCGTCATCCTCACCTGGAACGCGCCTCATATGCTGGGCGGCAGGACCGACACCACCTACAGGGTGGTCTGCGACGCCTGCAGCATGGGCGTCAAGTACATTCCTAGCACC gACGTCTTCAACGACACGAAGATCACGATCACCGGGCTGAACGCGGTGACCACCTACCGGTTCCAAGTGTTTGCTGAGAATGGGGTGTCGACGCTAGCAGGCAAGTCGGAGTACGTGGACATCACCGTGACCACCGAGGCCAGCGTGCCCAGTTTGGTCAGCAACGTCCGCATCACCAGCGTCAAGAGCTCCGAGCTCAGCATCAGCTGGGACGCTCCCATAACCGAGATAGGCGGAGACAGCGACCTGGTAGAGCGATACGAAG TGAGGTGCTATCCGCGCTACGACGACGCTACCAACGCTACCGTCATCCAAACCTCGGACCTCTCCGCGACGTTCAAGGGTCTGAAACCATCGACGGATTACGCGATCCAGGTGCGAGCGAAGACGACGAGAGGCTGGGGCGAGTACACCCCGGTGATTTTCAAGAAGACGCCGCACGCCATGGGTCTAG ATTACGTGGGCGAGGACGACAACATGCAAGTGAGGATCATAGCGGGCGCGATCGTGGCCGTGGTGGTTCTCCTGGTGATCATCATCATCATGACAGTTCTGATACTGAGAAG CAGGGCCTCGGACGAGTGCAACAAGAAACAGCCGAGCGACTGCGATACCCTGGAGTACAGGAACGGCGAAG GACTAGTTGTGACCTACA TGACCACGCCGCTGTTCACACCTGCAGTGGGGGTCGCTGCCGCAGGTGCTGGAGGCGCCGGTGGTGCGAGCGCGAGGAGTTACGTCGATCCTCACACCTACGAGGACCCGAACCAGGCCGTAAGGGAGTTCGCCCGTGAGATCGACGCTGGATACATCACGATAGAAGCCATCATAG GTGGCGGCGAATTCGGCGACGTGTGTCGAGGAAAGCTGAAGCTGCCGCCGGACGGCCGGACGGAGATCGACGTGGCCATCAAGACCCTGAAGCCGGGCTCCGCGGACAAGGCGCGCAACGACTTCCTCACCGAGGCCTCGATCATGGGCCAGTTCGAGCACCCGAACGTGATATTCCTCCAGGGAGTGGTCACCAAGAGCAACCCGGTGATGATCATCACCGAGTTCATGGAGAACGGCAGCCTGGACACCTTCCTGCGCGCGAACGACGGCAAGTTCCAGGTGCTGCAGCTGGTCGGCATGCTGCGCGGCATCGCCAGCGGCATGCAGTACCTGGCGGAGATGAACTACGTGCACCGGGACCTCGCGGCGAGGAACGTTCTCGTGAACGCGGCCCTCGTGTGCAAGATCGCGGACTTTGGACTGAGCAGGGAGATCGAGAGCGCCACGGAGGGAGCATACACGACCAGG GGAGGAAAGATTCCGGTGCGATGGACAGCTCCGGAGGCGATAGCGTTCCGGAAGTTCACGAGCGCTTCGGACGTGTGGAGCATGGGTATCGTCTGTTGGGAGGTGATGTCGTACGGCGAGAGGCCGTACTGGAACTGGTCGAATCAGGACGTGATCAAGTCGATCGAGAAAGGCTACAGGCTTCCAGCGCCGATGGACTGTCCGGAGGCGATCTACCAGCTGATGCTCGACTGCTGGCAGAAGGAACGTACCCATCGCCCGACATTCGCCAACCTGACCCAGACATTGGACAAGCTGATCCGGAGCCCGGAGACGCTCAGGAAAATCGCCCAGAACAG GAGCACCAATCCACTGGCGCCGGACGCGGTGGACTTGACGCAGCTGACCTCGGTCAGCGAGTGGCTGGCCTCCATCAAGATGTCCCGGTACGCGGACAGCTTCGAGAGGTCCGGCGTGACGACTTTGGAGGCGGCGGCCCGCGTGACCGTGCAGGAGCTGACGGCGCTCGGCGTGACGCTGGTGGGACACCAGAAGAAGATCATGAACAGCGTGAGCGCGCTGCGGGCGCAGATGTCCGCCACCTCGCAGGGCTTTCTCGTGTaa
- the Eph gene encoding eph receptor tyrosine kinase isoform X2 — MAPFNMAGVAGLLATCAAAAASAAHLLPLLLLLICPRGTHAEQVVLLDTTQEEKLEWTKFPFGPQVSTPGWVEESFTNFEKGINWRSYVVCDVAYNNVNNWLWTPFIERGPANRMYVEIKFTIRDCSMFPGTARSCKETFSLLYYEFDVATKEPPPWETDSYKLIGRIAAGEGRFNTNTEVVINTEVKSIPVTKKGVYFAFRDQGACISILAIKVYYISCPEISVNFAHFPATPTGREVALIEQTIGTCVDNAVVIEQPTFLCKGDGKWYLPNGGCHCKPGYHADVEKQECTECPVGKFKYEAGSHSCELCPAHSKSSTLGFTECRCNPGYFRAEKDPKNMPCTQPPTAPQNLTVNFVDQSTVILTWNAPHMLGGRTDTTYRVVCDACSMGVKYIPSTDVFNDTKITITGLNAVTTYRFQVFAENGVSTLAGKSEYVDITVTTEASVPSLVSNVRITSVKSSELSISWDAPITEIGGDSDLVERYEVRCYPRYDDATNATVIQTSDLSATFKGLKPSTDYAIQVRAKTTRGWGEYTPVIFKKTPHAMGLDYVGEDDNMQVRIIAGAIVAVVVLLVIIIIMTVLILRRASDECNKKQPSDCDTLEYRNGEGLVVTYMTTPLFTPAVGVAAAGAGGAGGASARSYVDPHTYEDPNQAVREFAREIDAGYITIEAIIGGGEFGDVCRGKLKLPPDGRTEIDVAIKTLKPGSADKARNDFLTEASIMGQFEHPNVIFLQGVVTKSNPVMIITEFMENGSLDTFLRANDGKFQVLQLVGMLRGIASGMQYLAEMNYVHRDLAARNVLVNAALVCKIADFGLSREIESATEGAYTTRGGKIPVRWTAPEAIAFRKFTSASDVWSMGIVCWEVMSYGERPYWNWSNQDVIKSIEKGYRLPAPMDCPEAIYQLMLDCWQKERTHRPTFANLTQTLDKLIRSPETLRKIAQNRSTNPLAPDAVDLTQLTSVSEWLASIKMSRYADSFERSGVTTLEAAARVTVQELTALGVTLVGHQKKIMNSVSALRAQMSATSQGFLV; from the exons TGGGTGGAAGAGTCGTTCACGAACTTCGAGAAGGGCATCAATTGGCGGAGCTACGTAGTCTGCGACGTGGCGTACAACAACGTGAACAATTGGCTGTGGACGCCGTTCATCGAGAGGGGACCGGCGAACCGCATGTACgtagaaatcaaattcacGATCCGTGACTGCTCGATGTTCCCCGGAACCGCGCGCAGCTGCAAGGAGACCTTCAGCCTGCTCTACTACGAGTTCGACGTGGCCACCAAGGAGCCGCCGCCCTGGGAGACCGACAGCTACAAGTTGATCG GACGCATCGCCGCCGGCGAGGGGAGGTTCAACACGAACACCGAGGTGGTGATCAACACGGAGGTGAAGTCGATCCCGGTGACCAAGAAGGGCGTGTACTTCGCGTTCCGCGACCAGGGCGCCTGCATCTCGATCCTCGCGATCAAGGTATACTACATCAGCTGCCCGGAGATCTCGGTGAACTTCGCCCATTTCCCGGCGACACCGACCGGCCGCGAGGTCGCCCTGATCGAGCAGACGATCGGCACCTGCGTCGACAACGCGGTGGTCATCGAGCAGCCGACCTTCCTCTGCAAGGGCGACGGCAAGTGGTACCTGCCGAACGGCGGCTGCCACTGCAAGCCCGGCTACCACGCCGACGTCGAGAAACAGGAGTGCACCGAGTGCCCGGTCGGCAAGTTCAAGTACGAGGCGGGATCGCACAGCTGCGAGCTGTGCCCGGCGCACAGCAAGTCCTCCACCCTCGGGTTCACCGAGTGCCGGTGCAACCCTGGATACTTCAGGGCGGAGAAGGACCCCAAGAACATGCCCTGCACGC AACCACCAACGGCGCCGCAGAACCTCACGGTGAACTTTGTCGACCAGTCCACCGTCATCCTCACCTGGAACGCGCCTCATATGCTGGGCGGCAGGACCGACACCACCTACAGGGTGGTCTGCGACGCCTGCAGCATGGGCGTCAAGTACATTCCTAGCACC gACGTCTTCAACGACACGAAGATCACGATCACCGGGCTGAACGCGGTGACCACCTACCGGTTCCAAGTGTTTGCTGAGAATGGGGTGTCGACGCTAGCAGGCAAGTCGGAGTACGTGGACATCACCGTGACCACCGAGGCCAGCGTGCCCAGTTTGGTCAGCAACGTCCGCATCACCAGCGTCAAGAGCTCCGAGCTCAGCATCAGCTGGGACGCTCCCATAACCGAGATAGGCGGAGACAGCGACCTGGTAGAGCGATACGAAG TGAGGTGCTATCCGCGCTACGACGACGCTACCAACGCTACCGTCATCCAAACCTCGGACCTCTCCGCGACGTTCAAGGGTCTGAAACCATCGACGGATTACGCGATCCAGGTGCGAGCGAAGACGACGAGAGGCTGGGGCGAGTACACCCCGGTGATTTTCAAGAAGACGCCGCACGCCATGGGTCTAG ATTACGTGGGCGAGGACGACAACATGCAAGTGAGGATCATAGCGGGCGCGATCGTGGCCGTGGTGGTTCTCCTGGTGATCATCATCATCATGACAGTTCTGATACTGAGAAG GGCCTCGGACGAGTGCAACAAGAAACAGCCGAGCGACTGCGATACCCTGGAGTACAGGAACGGCGAAG GACTAGTTGTGACCTACA TGACCACGCCGCTGTTCACACCTGCAGTGGGGGTCGCTGCCGCAGGTGCTGGAGGCGCCGGTGGTGCGAGCGCGAGGAGTTACGTCGATCCTCACACCTACGAGGACCCGAACCAGGCCGTAAGGGAGTTCGCCCGTGAGATCGACGCTGGATACATCACGATAGAAGCCATCATAG GTGGCGGCGAATTCGGCGACGTGTGTCGAGGAAAGCTGAAGCTGCCGCCGGACGGCCGGACGGAGATCGACGTGGCCATCAAGACCCTGAAGCCGGGCTCCGCGGACAAGGCGCGCAACGACTTCCTCACCGAGGCCTCGATCATGGGCCAGTTCGAGCACCCGAACGTGATATTCCTCCAGGGAGTGGTCACCAAGAGCAACCCGGTGATGATCATCACCGAGTTCATGGAGAACGGCAGCCTGGACACCTTCCTGCGCGCGAACGACGGCAAGTTCCAGGTGCTGCAGCTGGTCGGCATGCTGCGCGGCATCGCCAGCGGCATGCAGTACCTGGCGGAGATGAACTACGTGCACCGGGACCTCGCGGCGAGGAACGTTCTCGTGAACGCGGCCCTCGTGTGCAAGATCGCGGACTTTGGACTGAGCAGGGAGATCGAGAGCGCCACGGAGGGAGCATACACGACCAGG GGAGGAAAGATTCCGGTGCGATGGACAGCTCCGGAGGCGATAGCGTTCCGGAAGTTCACGAGCGCTTCGGACGTGTGGAGCATGGGTATCGTCTGTTGGGAGGTGATGTCGTACGGCGAGAGGCCGTACTGGAACTGGTCGAATCAGGACGTGATCAAGTCGATCGAGAAAGGCTACAGGCTTCCAGCGCCGATGGACTGTCCGGAGGCGATCTACCAGCTGATGCTCGACTGCTGGCAGAAGGAACGTACCCATCGCCCGACATTCGCCAACCTGACCCAGACATTGGACAAGCTGATCCGGAGCCCGGAGACGCTCAGGAAAATCGCCCAGAACAG GAGCACCAATCCACTGGCGCCGGACGCGGTGGACTTGACGCAGCTGACCTCGGTCAGCGAGTGGCTGGCCTCCATCAAGATGTCCCGGTACGCGGACAGCTTCGAGAGGTCCGGCGTGACGACTTTGGAGGCGGCGGCCCGCGTGACCGTGCAGGAGCTGACGGCGCTCGGCGTGACGCTGGTGGGACACCAGAAGAAGATCATGAACAGCGTGAGCGCGCTGCGGGCGCAGATGTCCGCCACCTCGCAGGGCTTTCTCGTGTaa
- the Eph gene encoding eph receptor tyrosine kinase isoform X4, whose protein sequence is MAPFNMAGVAGLLATCAAAAASAAHLLPLLLLLICPRGTHAEQVVLLDTTQEEKLEWTKFPFGPQVSTPGWVEESFTNFEKGINWRSYVVCDVAYNNVNNWLWTPFIERGPANRMYVEIKFTIRDCSMFPGTARSCKETFSLLYYEFDVATKEPPPWETDSYKLIGRIAAGEGRFNTNTEVVINTEVKSIPVTKKGVYFAFRDQGACISILAIKVYYISCPEISVNFAHFPATPTGREVALIEQTIGTCVDNAVVIEQPTFLCKGDGKWYLPNGGCHCKPGYHADVEKQECTECPVGKFKYEAGSHSCELCPAHSKSSTLGFTECRCNPGYFRAEKDPKNMPCTQPPTAPQNLTVNFVDQSTVILTWNAPHMLGGRTDTTYRVVCDACSMGVKYIPSTDVFNDTKITITGLNAVTTYRFQVFAENGVSTLAGKSEYVDITVTTEASVPSLVSNVRITSVKSSELSISWDAPITEIGGDSDLVERYEVRCYPRYDDATNATVIQTSDLSATFKGLKPSTDYAIQVRAKTTRGWGEYTPVIFKKTPHAMGLDYVGEDDNMQVRIIAGAIVAVVVLLVIIIIMTVLILRRASDECNKKQPSDCDTLEYRNGEVTTPLFTPAVGVAAAGAGGAGGASARSYVDPHTYEDPNQAVREFAREIDAGYITIEAIIGGGEFGDVCRGKLKLPPDGRTEIDVAIKTLKPGSADKARNDFLTEASIMGQFEHPNVIFLQGVVTKSNPVMIITEFMENGSLDTFLRANDGKFQVLQLVGMLRGIASGMQYLAEMNYVHRDLAARNVLVNAALVCKIADFGLSREIESATEGAYTTRGGKIPVRWTAPEAIAFRKFTSASDVWSMGIVCWEVMSYGERPYWNWSNQDVIKSIEKGYRLPAPMDCPEAIYQLMLDCWQKERTHRPTFANLTQTLDKLIRSPETLRKIAQNRSTNPLAPDAVDLTQLTSVSEWLASIKMSRYADSFERSGVTTLEAAARVTVQELTALGVTLVGHQKKIMNSVSALRAQMSATSQGFLV, encoded by the exons TGGGTGGAAGAGTCGTTCACGAACTTCGAGAAGGGCATCAATTGGCGGAGCTACGTAGTCTGCGACGTGGCGTACAACAACGTGAACAATTGGCTGTGGACGCCGTTCATCGAGAGGGGACCGGCGAACCGCATGTACgtagaaatcaaattcacGATCCGTGACTGCTCGATGTTCCCCGGAACCGCGCGCAGCTGCAAGGAGACCTTCAGCCTGCTCTACTACGAGTTCGACGTGGCCACCAAGGAGCCGCCGCCCTGGGAGACCGACAGCTACAAGTTGATCG GACGCATCGCCGCCGGCGAGGGGAGGTTCAACACGAACACCGAGGTGGTGATCAACACGGAGGTGAAGTCGATCCCGGTGACCAAGAAGGGCGTGTACTTCGCGTTCCGCGACCAGGGCGCCTGCATCTCGATCCTCGCGATCAAGGTATACTACATCAGCTGCCCGGAGATCTCGGTGAACTTCGCCCATTTCCCGGCGACACCGACCGGCCGCGAGGTCGCCCTGATCGAGCAGACGATCGGCACCTGCGTCGACAACGCGGTGGTCATCGAGCAGCCGACCTTCCTCTGCAAGGGCGACGGCAAGTGGTACCTGCCGAACGGCGGCTGCCACTGCAAGCCCGGCTACCACGCCGACGTCGAGAAACAGGAGTGCACCGAGTGCCCGGTCGGCAAGTTCAAGTACGAGGCGGGATCGCACAGCTGCGAGCTGTGCCCGGCGCACAGCAAGTCCTCCACCCTCGGGTTCACCGAGTGCCGGTGCAACCCTGGATACTTCAGGGCGGAGAAGGACCCCAAGAACATGCCCTGCACGC AACCACCAACGGCGCCGCAGAACCTCACGGTGAACTTTGTCGACCAGTCCACCGTCATCCTCACCTGGAACGCGCCTCATATGCTGGGCGGCAGGACCGACACCACCTACAGGGTGGTCTGCGACGCCTGCAGCATGGGCGTCAAGTACATTCCTAGCACC gACGTCTTCAACGACACGAAGATCACGATCACCGGGCTGAACGCGGTGACCACCTACCGGTTCCAAGTGTTTGCTGAGAATGGGGTGTCGACGCTAGCAGGCAAGTCGGAGTACGTGGACATCACCGTGACCACCGAGGCCAGCGTGCCCAGTTTGGTCAGCAACGTCCGCATCACCAGCGTCAAGAGCTCCGAGCTCAGCATCAGCTGGGACGCTCCCATAACCGAGATAGGCGGAGACAGCGACCTGGTAGAGCGATACGAAG TGAGGTGCTATCCGCGCTACGACGACGCTACCAACGCTACCGTCATCCAAACCTCGGACCTCTCCGCGACGTTCAAGGGTCTGAAACCATCGACGGATTACGCGATCCAGGTGCGAGCGAAGACGACGAGAGGCTGGGGCGAGTACACCCCGGTGATTTTCAAGAAGACGCCGCACGCCATGGGTCTAG ATTACGTGGGCGAGGACGACAACATGCAAGTGAGGATCATAGCGGGCGCGATCGTGGCCGTGGTGGTTCTCCTGGTGATCATCATCATCATGACAGTTCTGATACTGAGAAG GGCCTCGGACGAGTGCAACAAGAAACAGCCGAGCGACTGCGATACCCTGGAGTACAGGAACGGCGAAG TGACCACGCCGCTGTTCACACCTGCAGTGGGGGTCGCTGCCGCAGGTGCTGGAGGCGCCGGTGGTGCGAGCGCGAGGAGTTACGTCGATCCTCACACCTACGAGGACCCGAACCAGGCCGTAAGGGAGTTCGCCCGTGAGATCGACGCTGGATACATCACGATAGAAGCCATCATAG GTGGCGGCGAATTCGGCGACGTGTGTCGAGGAAAGCTGAAGCTGCCGCCGGACGGCCGGACGGAGATCGACGTGGCCATCAAGACCCTGAAGCCGGGCTCCGCGGACAAGGCGCGCAACGACTTCCTCACCGAGGCCTCGATCATGGGCCAGTTCGAGCACCCGAACGTGATATTCCTCCAGGGAGTGGTCACCAAGAGCAACCCGGTGATGATCATCACCGAGTTCATGGAGAACGGCAGCCTGGACACCTTCCTGCGCGCGAACGACGGCAAGTTCCAGGTGCTGCAGCTGGTCGGCATGCTGCGCGGCATCGCCAGCGGCATGCAGTACCTGGCGGAGATGAACTACGTGCACCGGGACCTCGCGGCGAGGAACGTTCTCGTGAACGCGGCCCTCGTGTGCAAGATCGCGGACTTTGGACTGAGCAGGGAGATCGAGAGCGCCACGGAGGGAGCATACACGACCAGG GGAGGAAAGATTCCGGTGCGATGGACAGCTCCGGAGGCGATAGCGTTCCGGAAGTTCACGAGCGCTTCGGACGTGTGGAGCATGGGTATCGTCTGTTGGGAGGTGATGTCGTACGGCGAGAGGCCGTACTGGAACTGGTCGAATCAGGACGTGATCAAGTCGATCGAGAAAGGCTACAGGCTTCCAGCGCCGATGGACTGTCCGGAGGCGATCTACCAGCTGATGCTCGACTGCTGGCAGAAGGAACGTACCCATCGCCCGACATTCGCCAACCTGACCCAGACATTGGACAAGCTGATCCGGAGCCCGGAGACGCTCAGGAAAATCGCCCAGAACAG GAGCACCAATCCACTGGCGCCGGACGCGGTGGACTTGACGCAGCTGACCTCGGTCAGCGAGTGGCTGGCCTCCATCAAGATGTCCCGGTACGCGGACAGCTTCGAGAGGTCCGGCGTGACGACTTTGGAGGCGGCGGCCCGCGTGACCGTGCAGGAGCTGACGGCGCTCGGCGTGACGCTGGTGGGACACCAGAAGAAGATCATGAACAGCGTGAGCGCGCTGCGGGCGCAGATGTCCGCCACCTCGCAGGGCTTTCTCGTGTaa